The DNA region gttcatttagctgctgtgcaacagttttttcgagaattttggaaataaacggaaggtgggagaccggtcggtagtttaccatgaggtcaggatcgaggttaggtcttttgagcagaggatgaataaccgcttttttgaatgctaggggaacagtgccggaggaaagtgataagtttataatatttaacactgatggacctaataatacaaacagttccttgataagtttcccaggaagtatatatatatatatatatatatttacatatatgtatatatagacaggaaaaaacatgtatatatatatatacatacatacatacatatatatatatatatatatatatatatatatatatatatatatatatatatatatatatatatatatatatatatatatatatatatacatacatacatacatatatatatatatatatatatatatatatatatatatatatatatatatatatatatatatatatatatatatgtatgtatgtatatatatatatatatacacatacatatatatacagtatatatatacaaatatatatatacatatatatacacatatatatatatatatatatatatatatatatatatatatatatatgtatgtatgtatatatatatatatatatatatacatacatatatatacagtatatatatacaaatatatatatatatatatatatatatacatatatatatatatatatattatatatatatatatatatatatatatatatatatatatatatatatatatatatatatatacatatatatatatatatatatatatatatatatatatatatatatatatacatatatatatatatatatatatatatatatatatatatatatatatatatatatatatatatatatatatatatatatatatatatatatatatatatatatatatgtccatccatccattttctaccgcttcttcccttcgggtcgcggggggcgctggagcctatctcagctacaatcgggcggaaggcggggtacaccctggacaagtcgcagggacaacacagatagacagacaacattcacactcacacactagggccaatttagtgttgccaatcaacctatccccatatatatatttatatttatatagtcgtggtttatccgttatacagtgttcaataccggggtagagcggaatatatatatatatatatatatatatatatatatatatatatatatatatatatatatatatatatatatatatatatatatatatatatatatatatatatatatatatatatgtatatgtatatatatatcatccctacaagcctgttttttcctgtctatatatatatgtaaacatgactatatatatatatatatatatatatatatatatatatatatatatatatatatatatatatattgagacttttcatctcaaaattatgacttatttttttgtgtCGGACACTGGCACAAAATTTGTTACATTAAAATCGGTTAGGTTTAGACTTTTTAATGatttcataaaataaatactaaacattttttacaacaaagttgaaATTCGTGTTAGTTGCGGTTTGCTGCCACCTAGTGGACATTATACTAACTGCACAAGTAGTAaatcaaagtgtattttttttcccccccatgatGATTTGATTTAAAAAGTGGCGTAAAAGCACTTTAAGTGTCCTTTAAAAGCGGACACTGCTGGAAAGCAGCAGCATTTTAAACGTCAAACTCCTGTCGTGTCCAGGCCATTGTGACGCATGCGTACTATACACGCCTGTTCCCAAGGGGGCGCTACTTTATCACAATGAATggatgtagtagtagtagaagaagaggaagaagaagctaAGCTCCGCCCAGTTGTTTGCTAGTTTGGCGTGTCGGGAAGCGAGCTGTCTTGTTAGCTTCCTGAGTTAGCCTAACGTTCGCTCATCTTCGTCTTCTTTGGGCTCCCGAAGCCTCCATCATGGCGTACCAGCTGTACAGGAACACCACGCTGGGAAACAGCCTTCAGGAGAGCCTGGACGAGCTCATCCAGGTGACTCCTCGCTAACGCTACCTAGCTTCCGTTAGCCTCGCCGAATATTAGCcgggaagcttttttttttttgtcgtcactttaatatattttattgacaCTATTAATTCAGTTTAATAATTTACTTGTGTcatgaattatttacaatattgTCAAATGTGTATTTGGCGCTTCCACAGTCTTATGTATAGGTTCAAAGCAGCCTGGCTATGTCGTCACAGGAATAAAGCAGTTTAAGCAAACGTACGTTCATGAGGCGTATTTATTTTGTGTGTAAAATTTcgaaaaaacaacacttttttttcttttttttaaatcaattccaGTGATATAAGTATCATTTTCCTGTGATAAACATTACctcaagaaacacgtcaataatgaataaagcaaaacatgttctagacaaaaaatcacttcatattctctactgctcgctagggTTACCAtacctgagttattgtgtagaaatatggggaaacaactacaaaagtacacttcattcattaacggtgttacaaaacagatcagttagaatagtacatcatgttggatatagagaacatacaacccctttatttattgaatcaaaaatactgaaattccacaacatagtgaatttgcaaagtgctaaaattatacacaaagcaaactataacctgctacccaagaatatacaacaattcttctcaaaaaaagaggagaaatataatcttatagagaaaaatgcaatttaaaacatttgtacggacgtacaacacttaagaccttcagtatatcagtgtgtggaattaaattatggaatgtattaagcaaagcaatcaaacaacgtACTAATAtgttccacttcaagaaactattcaaacttaaagtgtttacaaagtacaaagaaggagaaccatgataaacattctcaaatttatttcatccatccatccgttaattttcaagataatcttactcatctcaccatatgaaatgtaacttacttcaccgagtatttatttatttatttatttcattgggATTACTTATGGAATATATTgtaaatacattgagaacaggacgtGAACAAAAGCAGGTCGCGGGAgtctttagcgcttccatagcgagctaCTGACAGATATTATGAAACCTTTAAGCTGctttacattagaaatggcaacagtggagtatTAATGCCCCacaagaggatagaaaaaaaaggagtttattgactacagcgtggaCTACTGCAAATTTTCAAGACATaagcagatcctaaatacacatcagcaaggtccgaaaagttggttttgcataatattgcaaaaccaaATGccagatatgtctgctaataggtgacaatttggggtctttatacacacgccataataatacccgtacgtTGAAGCGCTgtacgtctgactacagtagccataatgcgccgacaatccatcaagcggtgcggcttcataattTACcatagtcgtactaaaacattttgacagattattGAGCGTCTTGTGAAATCAATGAAACATAaaaagttttgggcttgcttgcatcaatctgcagtccacacgtatctcttatgtgtgactgccatccattggtcacacttatcattacaccatttaccaaataaaattgcttcaaggtcgggtagcacaaccagaattaatacgtactATAAAGCGGGTTATACTttagattagatagtactttattaatccccgaggggaaatttgaatttcagcacaaacccgttcaagattaaacAAACCGTGtatagggttacagaacaggaacgctgatgggtcgccacaaggcaccctgtaaaagatgggaaaaaggtcaagcTGGGGGAGgacgagtaaaaaaaaataaaatcgagaCTGGGctccaaaaaaaacctccatggcaaagcacatatacatattacaacagtggtccccaaccaccgggccgggaccgattggtaccgggccacacaagaaataaaaaaataaaaaatatatatatatatatatatgtatatagatatatttttttaattaaatcaacataacaaacacaatatatacattatatatcaatatagatcaatacagtctgcagggatacattccgtaagcacacatgattgtatttctttatgaaaaaaaaaaaatcacccccttccccccggtccgtgggacaaattttcaagcgttgactggtctgcagctacaaaaaggttggggaccactgtattagaACATAAATCTCAatacttgcaacagaggggaggggggggtgggggctgctacggtggctggctgcagctcttcaggcactgcccagccgtccatcacccctaagggattcacgtcatgggcgttggatggggggtggggtatgtgtgtgtgtgtgaagtatattttttgtggatgcatgtgtgtgtgtgtgtgtgtaagcctgccgcttGTCTCTGTTCCGTGCCTTGGTGTtcttgccagtcagtccaaagtcagtTGAGAAAATGACAGGATTTTATGTGGGCCTTACAGtcggaaaaatacagtacttgcaAGCTCCATCTGGATTTTAGACTGGGATATGTGTTCCACGTCATCGGTGTTGGTGTGCGGTGGTGATGAAAACAACGCAAATGCAGTTAAAGTCTGAAAACAAGCTTGAAATTGAAGTTGAAATTAATCTAGGCGTTTGTTTTAAAGACCCAGCAGATCACCCCCCAGCTCGCCCTGCAGGTCCTGCTCCAGTTCGACAAAGCCATCAACACGGCGCTCGCCAACAGAGTCCGTAACAGAGTCAACTTCAAGGTAaccccatccctccatccatccattttctaccgcttgtcccttttggggtcgcggggggtgctggagcctatctcatacatacacatatgtgtgtgtgtgtgtatatatatgtatatgtgtatatacaggtaaaagccagtaaattagaatattttgaaaaacttgatttatttcagtaattgcattcaaaaggtgtaacttgtacattatatttattcattgcacacagactgatgcattcaaatgtttatttcatttaattttgatgatttgaagtggcaacaaatgaaaatccaaaattccgtgtgtcacaaaattagaatattacttaaggctaatacaaaaaagggatttttagaaatgttggccaactgaaaagtatgaaaatgaaaaatatgagcatgtacaatactcaatacttggttggagctccttttgcctcaattactgcgttaatgcagcgtggcatggagtcgatgagtttctggcactgctcaggtgttatgagagcccaggttgctctgatagtggccttcaactcttctgcgtttttgggtctggcattctgcatcttccttttcacaataccccacagattttctatggggctaaggtcaggggagttggcgggccaatttagaacagaaataccatggtctgtaaaccaggcacgggtagattttgcgctgtgtgcaggcgccaagtcctgttggaacttgaaatctccatctccatagagcaggtcagcagcaggaagcatgaagtgctctaaaacttgatggtagacggctgcgttgaccctggatctcaggaaacagagtggaccaacaccagcagatgacatggcaccccaaaccatcactgatggtggaaatcgaggtcccagagtctggaggaagacaggagaggcacaggatccacgttgcctgaagtctagtgtaaagtttccaccatcagtgatggtttggggtgccatgtcatctgctggtgtcggtccactctgtttcctgagatccagggtcaacgcagccgtctaccatcaagttttagagcacttcatgcttcctgctgctgacctgctctatggagatggagatttcaagttccaacaggacttggcgcctgcacacagcgcaaaatctacccgtgcctggtttacagaccatggtatttctgttctaaattggcccgccaactcccctgaccttagccccatagaaaatctgtggggtattgtgaaaaggaagatgcagaatgccagacccaaaaacgcagaagagttgaaggccactatcagagcaacctgggctctcataacacctgagcagtgccagaaactcatcgactccatgccacgccgcattaacgcagtaattgaggcaaaaggagctccaaccaagtattgagtattgtacatgctcatatttttcattttcatacttttcagttggccaacatttctaaaaatcccttttttgtattagccttaagtaatattctaattttgtgacacacggaattttggattttcatttgttgccacttcaaatcatcaaaattaaatgaaataaacatttgaatgcatcagtctgtgtgcaatgaataaatataatgtacaagttacaccttttgaatgcaattactgaaataaatcaagtttttcaaaatattctaatttactggcttttacctgtatatgtgtgtatatatatatatatatatatatatatatatatatatatatatatatatatatatatatacacatatatatgtgtgtgtgtgtgtgtgtgtatatatatatatatatatatatatatatgtatatatatatatatatgacaggaaAAAACATGCTTgtaggcaatgttccctctaatttttaatgtgtgtgagcaaacacaaaaactccctgagcattcagtggagcccatgtgagcaacatcagacgtgcacactgtggctacaccagcagcacacctgtcccaaacctgactaaataacaagttcaatctccatccatgcattcattttctaccgcttgtcccttttggggtcgcggtgggtgctggagcctatctcagctgcattcgggcggaaggcgggttacaccctggacaagtccgcacctcatcgcaggaccaacacagatagacagacaacattctcttattattataatcaaatgacagcagtcatttccatgaggttgttttctaatataagtgtttaggcccacttacaatgacaataacaaaaaatattgtttttcatgaactgtgcacttgtattgtttgtctgggtggaggtcctgctttggaaataatttgtacccctttcagacctTGCAtctagttcccattaaaacattcacatgttgcacaatgagatgtaagcacgggatcatgtgtacattcctgcaacttcttgtttgtaaaaaatattttttttttagtatttatactgacagcatttcatgattaatatttataaattaagattcctaataaatgacactaaaataagcacacatttgattggtaaatcatagtgtaacgacctggaattacactatatgtgtggtgttggagttgtctgactttttgtgtggctgtaaacgcatcactggctaagtgccatatgtgcatgtgttggcgcaagtgagaaagagcgagcggctgctgttgatataacaaagttggttttggtgtAGTTTGTActacagaaaatgaccacttttgctagatatcatttttttactaatgttttggtgatgtgtttatggccgacaaagaGTTTTGcccagtaaagtgatcgatggaattcatgtcctgaAAGCGTcagatttgaacaatgatgacgaaaactgttttctctgttgtgtccgtgtcgtgtcgaaaattgttatgcgcctattttttttatttgattttgtgcgtggcatagatttgccgtgcacagaggacgcttgagcattgcgcaattgcacagacgcgcaccttagagggaacattgcttgtagggatgatatagcctctgtgtttttttctgacctaacgtatattccgctctaccccggtattgagcactgtataacggataaaccacagaaacctcgactatatatatatatatatatatatatatatatatatatatatatatatatatatatatatatagatagatagatagatagatatacatatatgagATAAGATTATATATATGACCCCTGGTTGCCACGGTCCTGACAGCCACGTTGGTTTGTCCATCAGGGTTCTTTGAACACGTATCGCTTCTGCGACAACGTCTGGACGTTTGTCCTGAACGACGTGGAGTTCCGAGAGGTCACCGATCTGGTCAAGGTGGACAAGGTCAAGATTGTGGCGTGCGACGGCAAGAGTAAGTGCACGTGTCCCTCGACTTGCCCGCCTCCCGTCAAACCCTTTTACTTTCTCCTTCAGATTCCGGCTCCAACGCCGCCGAGTGACCACGCCCACCGCCACGaagtgtacatatgtgtataattTATTCACGCTCCTCTGCAGTGTCCGAGTGTGCACGTGAGCGCACGTGTCACAGCTTGCAGCAGtttattttattccttttttttttacgtttgcaAAAACTTGAATAAAAATTGACAAATGGAACAATGTCAACCTTTCCTAGTGATGTTAACTCCTCCCACAAAGTCGAATTGACTTCCTACAGACTGACTCCTCCCACAAATAATAAGCTTCTTCCAAAAATAACACATTGACTCTTCCAGCAGAGGGAGACATTTTCAAGCATGCTGAGAGAGAAACATTTTTTACACAACCCAGTAGGGATGGTCCCTGAGTTTGATACTTTTTACGCACCTGTAGACGTAAAATCCATATTAAGGCACATGGGTGACGTCACACACACTTcgacgatcactccagcagcactgagagcgttCTCAGCCAAACGTttactaggtaatgttgcaatattcaaTGCCAACAATGTAATCGACTCAAAAAAtgctccaacgtaagtaaagtaaggctcaacTTTTCCTAAAATTTGCCAGCTTGATTGTAATATACATTGGcattattgacatgctactgattaacattagcaattttacatggcgatttcaacacctacaAATTTGTTACTGAAAACCACAatgaagtaagtacattttatttattaagcgcttttcacagataaaatcacaaagcactgtacaaaacataggggaagtaaaacaatttaatttaaaactgttagaataattgcttctaaattattacaaaaaactttgtgttacattgagtaagtaagtaaaaagtaagaagacaaaagctgtctttgaaacctacgaAGAAGAATGCTCGTAAAACTCCAGTGTGTAGgggggagagccacatgaagggttttctgttttctcatgtatggtaatcaacagaagaatgttgttctggcccaaggacttcaaagcggagagatggcaggatctgcccaatttcgagatgaactctttttgaactattttatggacctctttttgaacaattttacgaactctttttgaactgaccttttctgtgaattgtttacgaccttttctgtgaactttttgcgaacTTTGTCCTTTGTATACAGAAATAaaaggaggcatacaatcttttggcagagcgtgctagagattgtagaaggatcatacttgccaaccctcccggttttaccgggagactcccggtattcagcgcctttcCCGATGACCTcctggcagaaattttctcccgacaaactcccggtattcacctggaggccacgccccctccagctcaatgcggacttgagtggggacagcctgttctcacgtccacttttccacaatataaacagcttgcctgcccaatgacgtcataacatctacggtttttagagagtagagtgcacaactgcgcacacaacaaggagacaaagcaaaagaacgaggaagttacagacatggcgacgctgtcgacgagcaagatgaagaaatacgcttgcaagttccaaaacgaatggaaaccagaatttcagttcatccaggacagttcgaaagggAATGGggatgtatgttgcctgtacattttgtagaacagacttctccattgaacacggtggccgaaatgatatactcagtcatgaacagagaggttaaacaggacaatactgccatctactggatagcctccggaacactgaaattcattttatttatatgtataataaattatatatacaggtatatatatatatatatatatatatatatatatatatatatatatatatatatatatatatatatatatatatatatatatatatatatatatatatacatacacagttatgttcataataatagcagtgtgtttaaaaaggtgagtaaacctcaaaattcttcaaataaatggtattttaatgaacacaaatgcattggggagactgcacattctatttcaaagccagaaaattggaaaaaagtaattgaatttgacaatattttacataaagtcaataaatataaaacaaaaaaatagcagtgttgtcatctttctttacaaaactcaaatgtactgtatgaACTAAGAAAGACTTGCAGATTCAACTTTCCTTAGAATAATTAACTACAATTTAGCTGCATAACCAGGgtttctgataactgcttcacatctgtggcacatggagtcgACCAGCTTCTGGCACCGGTCAACAGGTATTGCAGCCCAGGACAATTGTACtacgttccacaattcctctgcatttcTTGGTTTTGCCTCATGAACAGCATTTTTCATGTCAGCCCACAAGTTCCCAATGGGATTAAGGTCCGGGGGGATTCtgctggccactccattacttgaaTTCTGTTTGTCTGAAACCATGATTTTGctcgcttgctggtgtgtttggggtcattgtcttgttgaaacacccatttcaagggcatttcctcttcagcatacggcaacatgacttcttccagtattctgatgtactcaaactgatccatgatccctggtaTGCGATAAATAGGACCAACACCATAGTACGAGAAACATCCCTGCATCATGATTCTTGCACCACCGTCTTCACTGTGTACTGTGGCTTGAATTCAGTGTTTGTAGGACGTCTGACAAACTGTGGCCCTAagacccaaaaagaacaatctCACTCTCATCAGTCCTCAAATATTACGCCATTTCTTTTTAGGCCAGTCAATGTGTTCTTTGGCAAATTGTAACCGCTTcagcacatgtcttttttttaacaatgggactttgcgggggcttcttgctggtagcttggcttcacatagacgtggtctgattgttacagtactcacaggccatcttagatcttctttgatcctcctggagctgatcattggctgagcctttgccattttggttattctcccATCCATTCCAATAGTTGTTTTTCTATTTCTGCCTCGCCTTTTTGGTTTTGGcttacattttaaagcgtttgatatcattttagctgaacagcctatcattttctgcacttctttATAGGTTTCCACCTCTTTTATTAAATTCTTAATCAAAGAACACTCTTCTTCTGAACAGTGTCTTTAACGACCCATTTTACTCTGTTTTccaaggacaaatgcacagccagcatatgcagcgtcagttgccttgatcctaaagtaagggccacttgtttaacatatttttttacacataatcaatGATGGAACGCAGCACAGCTATTTTTTGAACACGCccctttcagtaaatgattcagtttcacagaatcagcagcatgcatGTCATGCCTGTTGGgtctgttggttttctatacctttactaaaccttctagaaacttacttgcagtgtagaagttgaaattctaacaaaaacatGGATTTATCCTGCTAGTGAGgtgggactgctattattttgaacacaactgtatatataaataaatgataaatgggttatacttgtatagcgcttttctaccttcaaggtactcaaagcgctttgacagtatttccacattcacccattcacacacacattcacacactgatggcgggagctgccatgcaaggcgctaaccagcagccatcaggagcaagggtgaagtgtcttgcccaaggacacaacggacatgactaggatggtagaaggtggggattgaaccccagtaaccagcaaccctccgattgctggcacggccactctaccaacttcgccacgccgtccccaatatattatatatatatatatatagctagaattcactgaaagtaaagtatttcatacatatatatatatatatatatatatatatatatatatatatatatgaaatacttgagttggtgaattctagctgtaaatatactgccctattaaccacgcccttaaccacacacaccccaccccccacctcccggtatcagaggtctcaaggttggcaagtatgagaaggatacaatgtccgggcgactctcctcaatatattgagtccaaatttaattctcgtctgtttaattatttgcctcttgtcttgcttaatagatgtcatcagtgtttgaacctgacaaaaacaaCAGGAGCAACATcagaaaaaggatacaaagtggattaaaaatgatcgttaagaggtgcattaactaaaagctttactaaaaagaagttttcaaatgtttcttaaaatgaAAGAAgacgcacattacaatcaaacagctggtgcgtaataagtacaacgcttacagtattaacactttgtagggcgcaacagacagTGGAAGACTGAACTGCTCAACACACTTCCacactgctgccatctaatgtcttatcCTTGCAACTTTAGTGTCATACCTGCAAATAAGACTGAGAAATGTGATAACAAAACAAGATATATTAGCTGGACAGCagttataatcagctcatttttaaatgttgcaataaaaaaataagttaattaacacaaaagtaccgaaaatcggTACAGGTGAGAACCAGGAattgtaccgtatcggttcactTGTGAACAGTACTCAAATCTacaaaacagtattttttttctttcacgagaggtggagcctatctcagcacacaCTACTGAACTGGCCACCTGTCAATCATATGGCTTTTAGTGAGCCTCGTTTCCAccaaaccagacctgggcaaattaaggcccgctggacattcctaaatctttttttttaggtatctttaagatggaaactgtagctgccattatgatgtgcagggaTGTTTTCAAATGAGTGTAACATTGAGGCCCGAGTGCCACCAAAGACTCTTCAAAGCGTTAAGTGCCGCCTGAAGCTACAGCTACCTCACCTGGGTGTGTTGTGCACTGTGGAACAGACGGAACTACTCAATAAAAACGTTCTGCTGACACTTTTAGGAAGCACAGGActgcttgggccttaagaggttcatTAATattagtcattatggtggcacttggtgaaaaaagttctagaaccactggtctagaacagtggtccccaaccactggtacacgggccgcacaagaaataaatttaaaaaaaactttttttttttttttaattaaatcaacataaaaaacacaagatacacttacaattagtgcaccaacccaaaaaaaactccctcccccattcacactcattcgcacaaaagagttgtttctttctgttattaatatttctggttcctacaatatatattaatatagatcaatacagtctgcagggatacagtccatcacacatgattgtatttttttatgacaaaaaaaaaaaaatgaaataaaataaaaattaaagctgcaagcagcgatggacgagaccgactttgacggcacataaaatc from Entelurus aequoreus isolate RoL-2023_Sb linkage group LG02, RoL_Eaeq_v1.1, whole genome shotgun sequence includes:
- the LOC133662563 gene encoding transcription initiation factor IIA subunit 2, whose amino-acid sequence is MAYQLYRNTTLGNSLQESLDELIQTQQITPQLALQVLLQFDKAINTALANRVRNRVNFKGSLNTYRFCDNVWTFVLNDVEFREVTDLVKVDKVKIVACDGKNSGSNAAE